The DNA sequence CCACACCAGCTGGTCCAGCAGCGTCTTGGCCGCCGCGTCGGCGGGCCCCGGGTCCAGGTGGCTCCCCTGGTCGTCGAAGAGCGCGCCGGCGTTGTGGAAGGACACGGTGTCGCGGACGGTGACGGTGTGCAGTTCGGCGAAGACCTGCCGAAGCTGTTCGACGGCCCGCAGCCCGCCGGAGATGCCGCCGTAACTGACGAAGGCGACGGGCTTGGCCTGCCATTCCTCGCTGTGCCAGTCGATGAGCGTTTTCAGTGGTGCGGGGAAGGAGTGGTTGTACTCGGGGGTGAGGACGACGAAGGCGTCGGCCGCCGCGAGCCGGGCGGAGACCGCGCCGAGCCGCGCCGCCTCCTCGGGCCCGGGGCTGAAGGTGATGGCGGTGGGGAGGTCCGCCTCGGCGACGTCGACCAGTTCGGTCTCGATGCCGGGGTGGCTCGCCGCGCGGGCCAGGAACCAGTCGGCGACGACGGGACCGAAGCGGCCGTCGCGGTTGCTGCCGAGGATGACGGCCACCTTGAGGGGAGCGGACTCGGTGGCGGGCACGGTGGATGACGTGGATACGGCTGTGATGTCCATGGCGTCGACCTTTCCCCCTCAACCTTGGTTGAGGTCAAGGGTGCCGTCCGGTTCCTGCCCGGTCCGGGTCCGGCGCCGCGCTTACGGTGGCCGCATGACGACGTACCGGCCGGACACGCCCCTGCCCCGCATCGAGTTCGACGGCCACCTGGCCACCGAGGAGGACCTGCGGATCCCCGCGCTGCACGGCTTCGGCCACTTCACCGCCATGCAGGTGCGGGACGGCGGGGTGCGGGGCCTCGGACTTCATCTCGCCCGGCTGGACGCCGCGAACCGGGAGTTGTTCGGCCTCCCGGTCGGCGGTGACCTGGTGCGGGAACTGATCCGGCACGCCCTGGGCGGTGCGGGGCTGCGGGACGCCTCGGTGCGGGTGAACGGCTACCTGCCGCCCGGTGCGACGCGCACGACCCTGATGGTGACGGTCCGGGAGCCCGCCGCCGGGCCGGCCGGGGCGCGGAGCCTGATGTCGGTGCCGTACGCGCGCACGGCCCCGCACATCAAACGGCCGGGCGAGTTCGGGCAGACGTACTACGGGGCGCTGGCCGGGCGGGCGGGGTTCGACGAGGCGCTGCTGACCGCGCCCGGCGGAGTCGTGACCGAGGGCGCGATCACCAACATCGGCTTCTGGGACGGGAGCTCGGTGGTGTGGCCCGACGCCCCGGCGCTCGCCGGCACCACGATGACCCTGTTGGAGCAGGGGCTTGAGCGGGCCGGACGGCCGTCGGCGCGCCGCCCGGTGACGCTGGAGGGCCCGGACGGGGTGGGCCGCTATCCGGCCGCGTTCGTCTGCAACTCGCGGGGCCTCGCGCCGGTGCGGCGGATCGACGGCACCGCGTTCACGGTCGACGAGAAGCTGATGAGAGACCTGGGCGCGGTGTACGACGCCGCTCCGGTGGACACCGTGTGAGAACCCCGCCCGAGGTGGGGCGGGGCAGCGCGCTTCGGCCGTGCCGGACCATGCATGACGATGGGAGCATGCAGATCCACATCGAGGCCACCGCTCTCCCCGGTCGCAGCTGCGGCCCGGACAGCGACTTTCCCGGGTACGCGAACATCCACGTCGGCGTCCAGCGCAAGGACCGGCCGGGCGAGCTGCTCGACCCGCACCCGGGGGACGCCCCCTCCGCCTCGTGGGTCCTCGACTGCACGGCCACCGCGACGGCGGACGGGGTCGAGGTGTCGGGGCCGTACATCCAGAACCGGATGGGCGGACGGTTCGTCTATCTGTCCTGGGGCACGGTGGACGACGCCGGGGTCTTCACCATGTTCCGGCGCGCCAAGCTGATGTTCGACGACATCGACCCGGACGTCCTCGAAGCCGCCGCGCGCACCGGACGGCTCACCGGGCGGCTCGGGCTCACCGACGCCAAGGGGCAGCCGCTGTGCGCCCGGGTGCGCCCGCCGCAGATCGTCTGGAGC is a window from the Streptomyces sp. MMBL 11-1 genome containing:
- a CDS encoding aminotransferase class IV family protein; translated protein: MTTYRPDTPLPRIEFDGHLATEEDLRIPALHGFGHFTAMQVRDGGVRGLGLHLARLDAANRELFGLPVGGDLVRELIRHALGGAGLRDASVRVNGYLPPGATRTTLMVTVREPAAGPAGARSLMSVPYARTAPHIKRPGEFGQTYYGALAGRAGFDEALLTAPGGVVTEGAITNIGFWDGSSVVWPDAPALAGTTMTLLEQGLERAGRPSARRPVTLEGPDGVGRYPAAFVCNSRGLAPVRRIDGTAFTVDEKLMRDLGAVYDAAPVDTV
- a CDS encoding NADPH-dependent FMN reductase, encoding MDITAVSTSSTVPATESAPLKVAVILGSNRDGRFGPVVADWFLARAASHPGIETELVDVAEADLPTAITFSPGPEEAARLGAVSARLAAADAFVVLTPEYNHSFPAPLKTLIDWHSEEWQAKPVAFVSYGGISGGLRAVEQLRQVFAELHTVTVRDTVSFHNAGALFDDQGSHLDPGPADAAAKTLLDQLVWWGTALRDARNLRPYGA
- a CDS encoding DUF5990 family protein, translated to MQIHIEATALPGRSCGPDSDFPGYANIHVGVQRKDRPGELLDPHPGDAPSASWVLDCTATATADGVEVSGPYIQNRMGGRFVYLSWGTVDDAGVFTMFRRAKLMFDDIDPDVLEAAARTGRLTGRLGLTDAKGQPLCARVRPPQIVWSAMDGASGA